In Nomascus leucogenys isolate Asia chromosome 3, Asia_NLE_v1, whole genome shotgun sequence, the genomic window AAGACTCCTTCAGCCAACATGATGGTACTGAAAGTAGAGGAACTGGTATGTAAGatgcattaattttataaaatgaaaactggTTCATcttcgtttttatttgaaaattgaaaTGCCCTTTGCTTTCAGGTGTAATGCAAGGGAACTCTGAAAATGTCATATATGGAAAAAGGTTGATGTGATGAAACAAgtgaaattggaaaaaaaatggagctACCAGTAATGAATTCTCTGCATATTTCCTATTTAATATCTTCTCCTTTGGTTTTATTACTACAGTGTGGAATCACATGTAGTCATCAAAATGTCTTAGGGAAGAAGTGTTATTGAAAGAATGTAAGCCTGGAAACTTTACAATAAGGCAAATCTCATCAAAAGCACCTAAAGTTGAGTTTTAATTAAGTAGAGAAGGTTTGTGATTTTCCTAAAAGAAATGTGATTAAGCAGATTAAAAGTAGATGTAAATATGTCAACCTAACCCAAGCTTTGATTTAACCAAGAGAGTAGGACAAGCACCTGAAGGTAATTCTGGGACAATTGTAGCAGTGTGCgttgcagcttgagatctgagagtGCATTGCTCAAAGGTGGCTGTTCCCAGGGGAGAAGAACCAAGCGCCTCCTGCAGCATTGTCTGTGAAGAATGACCCAGGACGAGGCTGCTGCTTCTTACGCTGCCATCTTCTTCCCTCATAGGTCACTGGGAAGAAGAATGGCAATGGGGAGGCAGGGGAATTCCTTCCTGAGGATTTCAGAGATGGAGAGTATGAAGCTGCTGTTACTTtagagaagcaggaggatctGAAGACACTTCCAGCCCACCCTGTGACCCTGGGGGAGCAACAGTGGAAAAGCGAGAAACAAcgagaggcagaggtgagagccATCTGTGGAATCCACTAGTAGGATGTTGGGGCTGGGGTAGGGAATGGAAATGttagggaaggagaagagagaaacaaaccCAATCATTAAGATGTTTCTTTACCAGATTCTAACCCATAAAGAGGCAACCTGCATGGAACAGGTTATGGGAAATAATTCTTTGACAAGACTATGACCTCTAAATtctgaatcaatgaataaatgtgcTGTGACCATGTTTTGATTGAAAGATACACATGTCCAGTGAATTCCTGATGTTACACACCATGTAGTTAATCCCAAGCAAGGGAGATCTCTTTTTCTCAGTAACATGGTCTGTGGTCCATAGATCATTGTTTAACTCTCTGCTGTCTGTGTTGACACAATCTGTGTTTCTGGGTGAATTTTCCTTAATTACTAACACAGATAAAATTTGCTTTAGTTAGCTGCGGTCCCTGGACAGTCTGTTTTAGAAGGCTCTGCTTAGTGAAAgagaatgacattggtatttcAGAGCTTAACATTTATTGTTAGATTCTTTTTATCATGCTCAAAAATTAAACCAAGTTTtgagcataattttaaaaatcctttaaaaatataggaCTTGCTTATGACATTAATTACAAAGTCATCACTTAGAGACCAGATCATGTCCTCAGTTAGTCAAGGGCTGATTCTACATGCAACAGAAGTAAAGATGATTGCAATTAGCTGAAAATTAGACCCCCAGATAAATATCTGAATAAGAAATCCCTAAAATGAAGTCAaagatttatataattttttaaaaatgtttttgctcAAACTGTTCACATGTTTATCTCAGACCTTGCAGATTTAGTTTAGATACAACCAGAATGCTTGTCAGTAGAACTCaccatatttttgaaatacaaatttcttttttagcttaaaaagaaaaaactagaacAAAGATCAAAGCTTGAAAATTTAGAAGACCTTGAAATAATCATTCaactgaagaaaaggaaaaaatacaggaaaactaAAGTTCCAGTTGTAAAGGAACCAGAACCTGAAATCATTGtaagggctttttttttggtttccagtaATACATGTCCAGTGTTGTGCTACAGGGGAGCAAATATCTGTGGAGGGTTTGATTGAATGTTGGCAAGCTCACGGTAACTCTCATgctatatatgtatctatatttttTTGGCTTTAGACAGAACCTGTGGATGTGCCTACATTTCTGAAGGCTGCTCTGGAGAATAAACTGCCAGTAGTAGAAAAATTCTTGTCAGACAAGAACAACCCAGATGTTTGTGATGAGGTAAGACTCATGCAAAGCACTGCAAAATCCAGctcattaattttatgtttctcaTGCGTTACTCTAGTCTTGCTAATATAGTGCCAAAGTCCTTCCACCTGAAACAGTTTCCCCAGCTGTTGCTGTGTATGCCAGGAGCCTAATAGGAGAGTTCAGTGgtccaaaaaataaatagatattggACCAGTGCTACGGATTGCATTGTTTTTTGCACTCACATACATCTGGCtggtttttcagtttttctttaacTTCTTAGATCCTTGTGATAAGACTTTTAATGTGGGCCAAAAAGTCACATTTAGAGATATATTATTAGCATCATCTTTGATTAAAACCAAACACATCAACACTAGACAAGAAATCTGGAGATTGGAGTTCAGGGGCCAGTTGTACCACTACTTGGCTGTTTGGTTTTGAGCAGCTAATTTGCATCCTCTGGGCcatggtttccttatctgtaaacaTGGGGCATTGGAGTGAAATAATGCCTAAAGTTGTTCCAGCTCTAATAGTTAATTGGCCCATTCAAATAAAGCCAACTTATCAGAAATCActaatctttttgtattcttTCCCCCATGAAGTGAAATTGGGGATCACTTCTGAAGTTGAACTAAAAACATGTCTCCCATTCTCCTAAAAATGAATGGAAACTTTTTGATAGTCAGTCTAGCAACAGTCCCAGATGCAAGAAAACTGTCTGATCTGCATGGTAATGCTACATGAACAAGGAAGGTGCAAGATAGAAGAAACGGAGATGTCAGCATTTAGATAGTTTTGAGCCTTTAAGTTCACACCCCTCAACGTAACGTAGGCCTTTGAGCCCTTAGAAATGCATGTTGAAGGAAGCTCAAATATTAGTTGCAGGATAATTGTTTTGATTCTGCAATTTTAGTTAACTTTGACATTTCTATTCATAAAGAAGCACTTGAGTTTCTATCAGTTAGGTCATCAGAATCTCCAGCTTCATAGCTCTTAAAAGGGTTTAcgcacatttttatatttattgctaTCTCTGTTTAAAATCTCTGTTCTGATAGTATAAACGGACAGCTCTTCATAGAGCATGCTTGGAAGGACATTTGGCAATTGTGGAGAAGTTAATGGAAGCTGGAGCCCAGATCGAATTCCGTGATATggtaaatatatttctttgcttGGGAATGAGCCAAAAGAAGTAGACTATATGAAGCTCCGGAAAACCTCCAATGCAAAACCGAGCTGATTGGATTGAAAATTGATCTGAGAGAACTAGGCAAAAGctcatttctccaaataaagAAAAGTTGGGAGATGAGAGTAGgtcatgtgaaaatattttccatacaAACTGAAAATAGAGGAATATttcaaggaaaagaaggaagtgaaAGTTGTTAAACTGAATTCAATATCCTCATCAGTGAGTTAGTCATTCATTTTCGACACTTGCCTTTCAACAGCCTTGTCCCTCCATTGTTCACAGGGCAGCTGGCTCGTGGTTGGCTGCCAGCAACATATACAAATTCTCTAGCTGCACACTTTATATGATAGATGCCAATTGTTACCAATGAGATTTGGGGCTAGACTGCATATGAAATGAATTGCATCTATGGAAAGTAGCTGCTATTCAGACCTCAATAATTCAATCACTGTGATTTCTACAAAGACCAGTATGCAGCATATGAACTGAAGATTGAGCTGGgaaaattctttatgtatttaaatgCAGCTCATTTTGACTTTATAGCAAAGCGGAAATGGGATATCAAAGAAATCCAAAAGACTTGGCCAAAATTGAATCCAAAACATAAacacattgaaaaaaaatcaagaaacaaaatatgaaGTTTGCATGGAAACTAAAAATCATGAGTGTGGGATTAAGGGCAGGGGCATACCAACCACATAGATCAGTGAGGAGAGGGTCTCCTAGGGGTAACTATACACGTTACAACTGTAGACACAAGTGACTACAGTTGAGATACAGAGGCTGTGCTAGcaaaaataagagcagaaaacCCACAGAGGTAGAGAAAGAGTGACAGGGACCCTAGATGAGTTATCAGATccagattaaaatattttggaagggACTACTTTTATTCtgccaaaatttttaaatacatgtgttTAGAACTTTGGCGTACATTTGACAAAAGAAGTTAgaagttccaggcagaggggagtTTGACTATGTATTCTGCCTCTTATTAATTGTGTTTCCTTGGGCTAGAAACTTGAACTTTTTGGAACCTGGTTTCTCTTATCTGCAAAATGTGCATAGTAACACCTACCTCAAAATGTTGCTGGAAGAATCAACGTGTCTAGAGTGTAGCACCATGTCGGCATGAGAAATGTCTCAATAAATGGCcattcttattcttttaaaacattattagatTTATTAAGAGCCTCCTAATAAGacgcacatatgcacacacacacacatgtaattTAGCTAACACATTTGGTAAGAACCTTCGACTCCAGTTAGAATTGTCAATCTAGATGGGGACAACTCATTATTATCACGGATGCCCTAGCAACCAGGTTCTAATTCCCCAGACCACATTCTCCTTCACATTGTCGGGTCTTCTTCCTTCCCGGTATAGCTTGAATCCACAGCCATCCACTGGGCAAGCCGTGGAGGAAACCtggatgttttaaaattgttgctGAACAAAGGAGCAAAAATTAGCGCCCGAGATAAGgtatttcttcttctccttctcccttcattcaccccttccccctccctgccccatccTTCTCCActtctcccactcttccccctccccctcctccttctacCCCACccgccctcccctcctccccgacccgccctcccctcctcccccacccctccatcTCCTAACTCGCCTCTCCATTAAAGTCATCTGGAGGCCTATGCTGTATGAAGGCACCCTAGTGACCACTTCTCCCCCTCGCACATGTCTTGGGGTCTGGGACAGCCTCTGTCCTCATTCCTAGCGAATCAGCAGCGTTTTCCAATTTTCCAGTTGCTCAGCACAGCGCTGCATGTGGCGGTGAGGACTGGCCACTATGAGTGCGCGGAGCATCTTATCGCCTGTGAGGCAGACCTCAACGCCAAAGACAGAGTGAGTAGCTGGACACGCTCGGGTTTCCCAAAGCTTCATTGCTTTTGTATTTGGAATCACTCCCCCAAGCCTGGGTGCCCTTGCAGGACCCACTTCCTGGCCTCAGACCCACTTTGAACCTGTTGACTCTGCTTCTCTAGGAAGGAGATACCCCGTTGCATGATGCAGTGAGACTGAACCGCTATAAGATGATCCGACTCCTGATTATGTATGGCGCGGATCTCAACATCAAGAACTGTGTAAGTACTGGAAACAAGAAACGCCGCTTGCAAGCTTTCCAATTTCCAGGAGCATTTCTTAAATAGGTGAAACGACTCCCACAATGGCAGTATTTGAGGGGTCTTCGATGGTCTAAATGCCCCTACCCATTTCCCCGAGGACAGTGTTTATCTTGGCTAGGACTcaggtcacatggccagagaTGGGGGAAGCCATAGATACTGCTATGACCTCAGTGCCTGATACGgtgcataaaaattattttacaatttggTCTTGGAAATGAAAGATAGTCAAAATTTGCTCATCCCCACAAACACCTAGAAGTCCAATCTGCCTTGGCCATTTCTGTCTGTGCAAGCCTGAGGAAGttagaaataaaggcatccaCCGTTTCCAAAATGTCCTAAAATTCCACAAGGGTCAGTGCAGCCAGTGAACTAAGGTTAATCAATATCCAATCTGAGTAATTCAGAAAGTCCCTTTCCTCCTTACAGCAATGTGAAATGTCACCATTTTCTTCCAGGGGTAGCTGTGCTTTTGCctgtatttttttcagataatttctaTCCATTCTCCACTTGGATTTGTCTTCACATCTCTCAAAATAATTTCCTATATTTAGGCCCTGAAAATTCTTGTATAAGTACATATTAATTTAACTTCATCTGTAAGCAGGGAACATAACCAACTTTCCCTCATGGTCTCAATTTCCAGACAAACACCATCTAATATAAGCTTAAAAAATATTGCCCAGAGGAGCAGGTATaaatttctgaagaaataattttgaagaagCTTTTGAAGAATCACTACAAAAAAGAGTGGGGGGAGGGTAGGGAAACTCAGTCAtcatataaatgcaaataattttctccctttatttctgTTGCAAAGACTAAGAAGAATATCttatcatttaaaacaaatctGGCTTGGTGACAGGATCAAAGAATGGTGATAAATGAAGATTGCTTGGGATGGGAGTGTTAACAGTAGGGCTTCCTCAGTCTAGATATTGGAATTGAGCctatctaataattttttaaactatcagaAAAAGAGCAGGTTCAATGAAGTCTTGAAAGCTGCAGaaaatgtgaagattttttttcaggcAGTGAGACACTACCAGCAGAGACAAATAGCATACAGGTTTAGGGAGACTGTGTAAGTAGCCAGAAAAGTCACAATATAAATTTCAATGGAGAGAAGTGCAAGGAATTTATGGAAGAGTAgcccaaaatatacaaatagggCTCAGGGTTCTGAATTATCAGTTAGATCTTAGCATCAGGTTTATGGAACTATTAATGTCATTGACCCAATGGATTGATGTTTCCCTCAAAGATCAATAACCTATTGATGCCATCTTAAGGAGATTGGGAGCAGCATACAATATTTTCTCATTATCCAAAACTGTATATTCATGTCTAGTGATTATCGTTCCTAGAGAAAGACACTACAGAGGTGGGGAAGTTCCAAAATGAAGGTTATAGGGCCACTAATTTAAATACCTACAGGTCTCATAATCTGACTGCAGACTGACCTCACCGTGCCGGGCAGATGGCATAAGTGACTTCAATGTGTGGCTGTCAGGGTCTGTGCACATAACTCTTTTAAAGGTGGCCCTTCTCCAACCCAGTCTATGTTGCTCTGTGGAACCATGGGTACCATATTGTTAACTCTTCCAATTTTTTCATAGAAGTCACAAATTCAGTTGGGAAATCTCTTGGTTTCCAACTGTTGCCAATTCATACTAATCTTAACAAAAATCTAAGTTCTGTTTGGGTCAAAACAAAACAGGTCTCTATTCTGGTTTGCATCTCAAAGCTGCCAATTTGCAGTCACTGGGTTAAAAAGAAACTTCTCAATGAATAGAGATAGAAAAACTTAGGACTTCTCAGATCTATAGATAAGAATTGAGAGATGAcatggttttaatatttttaaatcttgagaCATGTGCATAAGGGAAATCAAAATTTCgtctcaaaaattatttattcacacATATCATTGCCATCAACTCcaagaaaaatacatttcctgGGAGAGTCCATTGAAAATTCTGACAAGTTATGAAAAATCTGCTCCCAGGAGCAGTAATAGTACCCAAGCAGTACCTGAGTCCTTAAGCCAAGTTATTGATGCAGCTCATTTACCATCATTTCCTGTCAAATAACTATTGTTCAAATGGATAGGCACTGTCTTGGTCCAAGAGGCACGCTCCCACCTCCGGGAGCTCATTCCACAGGATAGTGGAAGATGTATGGAggcattttataaatttcaaaatgactTGAGGTGCTCTTGACACTTAGTGTCTCGGGCAAGGGATTTTACCAATACCTGGGATGGTCCCGCGTGAAAAAGATTGCTGCTCTAAAATGGCAAAAGCATCCCTCTGAGAAACAGTGAAGGGCTGGTTTGAGTATAAACTGCAGATCACTCCTAGTGGAAATCATAAAACACTGTTATAACATATACCTAATCCTTATCTCAtgaaacacacacagagaatgtGAATTTACAGATGTCACCCACCTGAAAGTCAAGTTTCCTTATCTCATTTGATTAGGCTGGGAAGATGCCGATGGATCTGGTGCTACACTGGCAGAATGGAACCAAAGCAATATTCGACAGCCTCAAAGAGAACTCCTACAAGACCTCTCGCATAGCTACTTTCTGAGGCAAACATTTTGAAGGCATGGCCCAAGAGAAGAGACACTAGCCATAAAATCTAGTTTCTATTTATCAACATGTTGTGAAGATGTACCTAATGAAGTTCTGAGAAAGCACAGGGTTATAGGTGTTAAAATTTCCTTTAGtgaaactatttatttttatgtatttctgtttatttatttactgccACACTACTGATATTCAGACCTTCATGATCATCCATTTGGTGAGCAGAGCTTCATTTGTATATAACACTTTCAGAGCCTTCCCACCCATAGGTAGTTCTTAAACCAGGTGAAAGAGCAAAGTTCAAGTGCCTAATGAGTCATTCGCTCATGTAAGAGTTTTTAAGAGAGGGCTGATTATTGCAGCCCTCttctcctgaatttttaatgCAGAAGTTTGAATGAAGCAAGGGAAGGCATGTAGggacaggaaaggaaacaatGGAAGGAAAGTGATTCTGTGAAAAGGACAGTGAAGCCAGCTATTTTACCCccaggctggatttttttttttttttttttttttttttttttttttttttaccgagTACACAGAGTACCCAGGTGAAGAGAACGTCATGAGTGTAAGTGCAAGTCAGTGGAAGCAGCGGCAAACTGGGACATGCAGAATTGAATTTGCtcaaaaaagatgaaaggaaatgcaaactgtaaatgtataaatgtatattgtaTTGTACGtacattttatattcataataaaGGCAATGAAACTCTAAACCTCTAAGTCCTTCTATAAGTGTGGTGGAAACGtcctatgtgaaaaaaaaaaagctacataggagggtttttttcccattgttttccAAGTTTTCCAGATTAGAAATGTCCCGTACAACAGCACTCCCAGTATTTAATATGTATACAGATCACCTGGGGAtctggttaaaatgcagatttctgattCAGCTGGTCtcaggtggggcctgagattctgctcTTCTGATAAGCTCCCAGGTGACAGGCCACGAAATGCCACCACCACACTGAGCAGCTAGGCCGAGAGCCATAAAGACACAAAGGAATTCTAGCGAGCTTTCAGTCCCAGTGGTGTGTAGAAAGAGACCCCTGGTGGTCAGAATGATTTCTGCATGGTAAACCCGCATTCCTTAAGCAGTTCCCATTAAGGCTtaaccagtgatttttttttttttaatttaaatttaaagttctgGGGTACTTGTGCAGTATGTGCAGGggtgttacataggtaaacgtgtgccatggtggtttgctgcacctatcaacccatcacttaggtattaagcccagcatgcattagctatttttcctaatgctctccctcctcccaccccactccccataCAGGTCCCAGTGTattttgttcccctccctgtgtccgtgtgttctcattgttcagctcccacttataagtgagaacatgcagtgcttggttttctgctcctgtgttaatttgctaagaataatggcctctagctgcatccatgtccctgccaaggacatgatctcattctttttatgactgcatagtattccatggtgtatatctaccacattttctttatccaatctattattgatgggcatttgggttggttccatgtctttgcaattgtgaatagtgcttcaatgaacatatgcatgcatgtatctttgtagcagaatgatttatattcctttgggtatatacccaacaatgggattgctaggtcaaatggtatttttggttctagatctttgaggaatcaccacaccattttccacaatggatgaactaatttacattcccatcaacagcgtaaaagtgttcctatttttctgcAACCTCGCCAAcgtctgttatttcttgactttttaaataattgctatTCAGACTCTATCCATCTGACGAAgctctaacatccagaatctacgaggaacttaaatttacaagaaaaaacaactccatcaaaaaagtgggcaaaggacatgaacagacacttctcaaaagaagacattcatgcggccaacaaacatctGGAAaagaaagctcaatatcactgatcattagaaaaatgcaaattaactaGAGATTTAACAATTCTTGTGGACAGGGACTGGCAATGTCAAAGACCTCCCAGGAGAGAACACACAGGTCCATGATTTTTGACCTCCAAACCACCACAATAAAActaatatcacaataaagtgagtcacaatttttttttggttttctagtgcatacaaaagttatgtttacataaCTGTGGTTTAATAATTGTGCTATAGCACGATGTCTAAAAAACACTGTACCTACCttaacttaaaaatactttattgctaaaaaaactGCTaacgatcatctgagccttcagtgagtcataatcgtTTTACTGGTGGAGGGTCTTCCCTCCATGTGGATGGCTGACTGATGAGGGTGGTAGTTGATGAAGATTGGGATGGCTACGTCaatttactgaaagaaaacaacaatgaGCTTACCACATCAATTAactctttctttcataaaaaatTAACCTGTAGCATCtgatgctatttgatagcatgTTACTATCAATAGaacatctttcaaaattggagtacATACTCTCAAACCCTGTTACTGCTTTATTAACTAAGTTGATGTAATattcaaaatcctttttttttgtcatttcaacaatgtttacagcatcttcactaggagtagattccatctcaagaaccactttctttgctcatccttaGGAAGCAACTTCTCAACTGTTCAAGTTTTATGACAAGATTGCAACAATTCAGTCACAtgttcaggctccacttctagttttcttgctatttccaccacatcaaCAGTTACTtactccactgaagtcttgaacccctccaAGTCATCCACACAGGTTGGAATTAACTTCTTTCAAATTCCAGTTAATGATATTTTTACCTCCTCCAATGAcccatgaatgttcttaatggcatctagcatggtgaatcctttccagaaggttttgaatttactttgcccagatccatcaaagGAATCGTTATCTACGGcatatagccttatgaaatgtgtttcttggTAAGACTTGATtcaaaatgactccttgatccatgggctacagaacGGATGTTGTGTAAGCAGGTATGAGACTAAGATTTATCTCCTTGTACATCCTCATCAGATGCACATCTCCATCAGAaatcttgggtgaccaggtgcattttCAATTAGCAGTAATGTTgtgaaaggaatatttttttttttcctgaacagtAGGTTTCAATGATGGGcttaaaatgttcaataaactATGATGTAAAAAGATATGCTATCATCAAGGCTTTGTGGTACAATTTATACAGCACAGGcaaagtagatttagcataattcttaacaaccctaggattttcagaatggtcaatgagcattggtttcaacttaaagtcaccagctaacAAGGGAGTCAAagtttgaagctttgaagccaggcattgacttctcctctctagctatcaAAGTCCTACATGGCATCTTCcagtagaaggctgtttcatctacattaaaaatctgttgCTCAGTGTAGCCATGTTAATCagttatcttagctagatcttctgga contains:
- the ANKRD1 gene encoding ankyrin repeat domain-containing protein 1, encoding MMVLKVEELVTGKKNGNGEAGEFLPEDFRDGEYEAAVTLEKQEDLKTLPAHPVTLGEQQWKSEKQREAELKKKKLEQRSKLENLEDLEIIIQLKKRKKYRKTKVPVVKEPEPEIITEPVDVPTFLKAALENKLPVVEKFLSDKNNPDVCDEYKRTALHRACLEGHLAIVEKLMEAGAQIEFRDMLESTAIHWASRGGNLDVLKLLLNKGAKISARDKLLSTALHVAVRTGHYECAEHLIACEADLNAKDREGDTPLHDAVRLNRYKMIRLLIMYGADLNIKNCAGKMPMDLVLHWQNGTKAIFDSLKENSYKTSRIATF